Within Deltaproteobacteria bacterium, the genomic segment GCCGGCCGGCGGCCTGGTGACCGGTATCGGCACGGTCGCCGGCCACCAGGCGATGGTGATCGGCAACGACGTGACGGTGAAGGGCGGGACGCTCTACCCTCTCACCGTCCAGAAGCAGCTCCGCGCGCAGCAGATCGCCCTCGAGAACCGGCTCCCGTGCGCCTACCTGGTGGACTCGGGCGGCGCCTTCCTGCCCTTGCAGGCGGAGATCTTCACCCCCGGCGGGCGCATCTTCTTCAACGAGGCGGTCATGTCCGCGGAGGGCATCCCGCAGGTGGCGGTGGTGCACGGGCCGTCGACCGCGGGCGGCGCGTACGTGCCGGCGATGTGCGACGAGAACATCATCGTGCGCGGGCAGGGCGCGATCTATCTCGGCGGCCCGCCGCTCGTGCGGGCCGCGACCGGCGAGCAGGTGACGGCCGAGGAGCTGGGCGGAGGCGAGGTCCACACCCGCATCTCGGGCGTGTCGGACCATCTCGCGAGCGACGATGCGCACGGTCTCGCGCTGGCGCGCGAGGCGCTGGCGCAGGTCCCGCCCGTCCGTCCGTCGGTCGAGCCCGAGCCCGTCGAGCCGCCCGCCGAGGATCCCGCCGACCTCTACGGCATCCTGCCGCGCGACCCGCGCCGGCCCTACGAGGTGCGCGAGGTGATCGCGCGCCTGGTCGACGGGAGCCGCTTCCACGAGTTCAAGCCGCTCTACGGGACGACGCTGGTGACGGGGTTCGGGCGCGTCCACGGCTTCGAGGTCGGCGTCCTCGCCAACAACGGCGTCCTCTTCTCCGAGGCCGCACTCAAGGGCACGCACTTCATCCTGCTCGCCTGCCAGCGCCGCGTGCCGCTCGTCTTCCTCCAGAACATCACCGGCTTCATGGTCGGCAAACAGTACGAGCATGGCGGCATCACCAAGGACGGCGCCAAGATGGTGCACGCCGTCGCGACCGCGCAGGTGCCGAAGCTGACGGTCATGATCGGCGCCTCGCACGGCGCCGGGAATTACGCCATGTGCGGCCGCTCCTACGGGCCCCGCTTCCTCTTCAGCTGGCCGAACGCGCGCATCTCGGTGATGGGTGGCGAACAGGCGGCGATGACGCTGCTCGCCGTCAAGCGCGAGCAGCTCCGCGCGCAGGGGAAGACGCTCACGCCCGAGGAGGAGGCGGCGCTCACGGCGCCCATCCTCGCCAAGTACGAGGAGGAGTCGAGCGCGTACTACGGGAGCGCGCGCCTGTGGGACGACGGCATCATCGATCCGGTGGACACGCGCGACGTCCTCGGGCTCGCGCTGGCGGTGGTGCTGCGCGCGCCGGTGCCGGCGCCGCGGCACGGGGTGCTGCGGATGTGAACGGCGCGGCCGTCAGCGGCCGAGCAGCGCCAGCAGCTTCGCCGGGTTGAACCCGATCAGCACGTCGCCACCCACTTTGATGGTGGGCGTCGCGCGGCTGCCGAGCGCGATCAGCTCCGCGCGCGCCTCCATATCCGTGGACACGTCCTTGGCGACGAACGGGATGCCCCTCTGCGATAGAAACTCCATCGCCGTGCGGCAGGGCTGTCAGCCGGGCTGGTGATAGACGACCACCGATGGGATCATGGCCGCAGGCCTACACACTCCGACGCGCTGGAGCAAGGGAGGACGCCGCCTCTCCTCCTGCCGGGACGCGGGGAACCGGGATCGCCGCTGGACTCCACCGCCGCTGCCGGATAGGTGCGGTCCGCGAGGTGATCCATGAGCTTCGAGCTGTCGGCCGAGGAGCAGCTGATCGTCGAGGCGGTGCGTGAGCTGGCCGCCGGCCCCAACGGCCGCGTGCACTGGCGCGAGCGCGCGCTCGCCAACACCTTCCCCGAGCGGCTGTGGCAGGCGCTGGCCGAGGCGGGGTACCTGGGCCTCCTCGTGCCGCCGGAGCACGGCGGGGCGGGACTCGGTCTCAAGGAGATGGCGGTCCTCATGGAGGCGATGGCCTCCGAGGGCA encodes:
- a CDS encoding glutaredoxin family protein; protein product: MEFLSQRGIPFVAKDVSTDMEARAELIALGSRATPTIKVGGDVLIGFNPAKLLALLGR
- a CDS encoding methylcrotonoyl-CoA carboxylase, producing the protein PAGGLVTGIGTVAGHQAMVIGNDVTVKGGTLYPLTVQKQLRAQQIALENRLPCAYLVDSGGAFLPLQAEIFTPGGRIFFNEAVMSAEGIPQVAVVHGPSTAGGAYVPAMCDENIIVRGQGAIYLGGPPLVRAATGEQVTAEELGGGEVHTRISGVSDHLASDDAHGLALAREALAQVPPVRPSVEPEPVEPPAEDPADLYGILPRDPRRPYEVREVIARLVDGSRFHEFKPLYGTTLVTGFGRVHGFEVGVLANNGVLFSEAALKGTHFILLACQRRVPLVFLQNITGFMVGKQYEHGGITKDGAKMVHAVATAQVPKLTVMIGASHGAGNYAMCGRSYGPRFLFSWPNARISVMGGEQAAMTLLAVKREQLRAQGKTLTPEEEAALTAPILAKYEEESSAYYGSARLWDDGIIDPVDTRDVLGLALAVVLRAPVPAPRHGVLRM